In the genome of Bacteroides mediterraneensis, the window TTTGGCGGAGGCTTCTTCCGATTCTTTTCCTTTCACCACTTTGGCTTGGATAATCGCCTGTCGCTGGAACTGGTTGCGCATCAGGTGGCGCGAGCGTTCGTCTTCGCTGACTTGTTCGGCCAGGATGTCGCGGGCCCCTTTCAGGGCGTCTTCCTCATCTTTTACGTCACCTTTCACAAAAGCACGCACTTTGGTTCCGAGGTTGTTTTCTTTCTGCATCATCAGCAGTAGGGCCAGCGGCTCCAGCCCTTTGGCACGTGCGGCCTCTGCCCTGGTTTTCCGTTTGGGCTTGAAGGGAAGATAAATGTCCTCCAGTTCGGTAGCGTTCCAGCAGGCAGTGATGCGCGCTTTCAGTTCCGGCGTCAGTTTCCCTTGTTCCTCAATGGTGGAAAGTACGGTCTCTTTCCGCTTGGACAGTTCACAGAGCTTTTCATATCTTGTTTGAATGTCTCCTATCTGTACTTCATCCAACCCTCCGGTAGCTTCTTTCCGGTAACGGCTGATAAATGGAATGGTGGCTCCCCCCTGGAGCAGCTTGAGTGTGTGGGCGATACGATGTTCCGGCAGCTTAAGTTCGACGGCAATCATCCGGCTGAAATCTTCCATGTAAAATGTGGTTGAGTTATATTGGTTGCAAAAGTAGTGAAAAAATGGGAAAATCGTAGTGTGGAACAGCCTTTCGTTTTTTAGTATTTTAGGAAGTATTCTGGTGGAATATCGGGAAGTTCTCGTATCTTTGCAGCTGTTATGACCAATGTCAGATAAAATGAAGACTAGACCAATCTATTTTATTATTAGCCTGATTACTTTGTGGGGCATGAGTCACTTGCAGTTGTGTGCAGCCGACAGTCAGACTGTGACACTCAAGTTTATGGAAACCAGTGATGTGCATGGTTGTTATTTCCCTTATAATTTTATCCAGAATAAGCAAATGAAGGGTAGTCTGGCCCGTGTGTCTTCGTATGTGAAGGAGCAGCGGAAGCAATACGGGAAGAATGTCATCCTGATGGATAACGGTGATATTCTTCAGGGACAGCCAGTGGCTTATTACTATAATTATATGGATACGACTTCGGTGCATGTATGCGCTGCCATGTTGAACTATATGCGTTATGATGTGGGCAACATGGGTAACCACGATGTGGAAACCGGGCACGCCGTGTACGACCGTTGGGTGAAACAGTGTGAGTTTCCGGTGTTGGGTGCCAATATAATCGATGCCAAGACAGGCCGTCCGTATCTGAAGCCTTATCAGGTGATGGAACGGGATGGGGTGAAGATTGCTATCCTCGGCATGATTACTCCGGCCATACCCTCCTGGCTGCCCGAACAGCTGTGGAGCGGGTTGCGTTTTGAAAGCATGAGGGCTTGTGCGGAAAAATGGGTAAAGGAAATCCAGGAAAAGGAACATCCGGACATTCTGATTGGTTTGTTCCATGCGGGACCGGAAGGAAACCGTTTGGACAATGCCATTGAAAATGAATCGGCCGAAGTGGCTAAAAACGTACCGGGGTTTGATGTGATTTTCATGGGACACGACCATACCCGCTGGAATGAAAGGGTGGCCAATGTGAAAGGCGATTCTGTGCTGCTGATAGACCCCGCCAATACGGCAAAGGTGGTTTCAGAAGTCACTTTCACCGTGAAAAAACAGGATGGGAAAGTAGTCTCCAAGCAGATGGAAGGTAAGCTGGTCAATATGGATGATTATGCCGTAGACTCGGATTTCATGAATACATTCCAGGAGCAGTATGAGGCTACCATGGATTTTGTTTCGCGGAAAATCGGACGGATAGAACATACTATTTCTTCGAAGGATGCCTTCTTTGGTCCTTCTGCCTTTATCGACCTGATTCATCAGTTGCAGCTGGATATTACCGGGGCAGATATTTCTTTCTGTGCTCCGCTGTCGGCTTATGCGGAAATCCAGAAAGGAGATATCTGTGTGAGCGACATGTTCAACTTGTATAAGTTTGAGAACATGCTGTATACCATGTTGCTTTCCGGAAAAGAGGTGAAGAACTTCCTGGAAATGTCGTACGACCTCTGGGTGAACCAGATGAAATCGGCTGATGACCATTTGTTGCTGCTGAACGAGAAGGACAATGGATTCGGGCGTTTTCGGAATCCCAGCTTCAACTTTGATTCTGCGGCAGGCATTATTTATACGGTGGATGTGACCAAACCGCGTGGCGAAAGAATTACTATTGAGCGCATGGCCGACGGAGAACCCTTTGAATTGGATAGGCAATACAAGGTGGCAGTCAATTCTTACCGTGGAAACGGGGGAGGCGATTTGCTGACCAAAGGAGCAGGTATTCCCAAAGCAGAATTGTCAAAGCGCATTGTTTTCTCTACCGACAAGGATTTGCGCTATTACTTGATGAAACGGATTGAGGAAGTCAAGGTATTGGATCCGAAGCCGCTGAACCAGTGGAAGTTTATTCCGGAGGAATGGACCGTTCCGGCGGCACAGCGTGATTACAAGCTTTTGTTTGGAAATAATAAATAATTATAGAGATTAGAAAGAAAAGGGAAATGTGTAGAGGTTTTCGTAAGCATCTCCGGGTATGGGCATTTTGTCTGGCAACTTTGTTTGCCTCTTATTATGCTGCTACGGCCTTGTTTGCCCATGTACATGTGGTGAACGGGGTGATGCTTGTACACTCGCATCCCTTTACCAAATCCCATTCTCATAACGACGGCCAGACACTGGCCCTTCATTTTCTTTCCAGTTTTCACTCTTTGGAAGCAGGGCAGACAGACTTGGAACTTCCGAATCTGTATGTGCTTTATTCATTGGTGGAAAAACTGGAAATCTCTCCTGTCGTGTCTTCTTATGCGGCAGGAATTTATCTCCGTGCTCCTCCCATACGATAGTTCTATTGGAGATTTGAAGAACTTAGTATGAATATTTTAGGAGCAATTAATGAAAAAATATATCAATTTGTGGATGGGAGTGGTATGCACTCTCGTCAGCTATGCGTATGCTTACGCAGAAGGTCCCGTCAAAGAGGGAAATGCCATTTTGGGGCATGTGATTGAAAAGGGTTCGGAGGCAGGTTTGCCTTATGCGGCCGTGTTGGTAGTGGAAACCGGTGAAGGTACCGTGACAGACGGAGAAGGTTATTTCCGTTTCAAGAATGTTCCGGAAGGAGAATATTCCGTGAAGGTGCAGATAATGGGCTATGCCACGCAGATAAAGAAGGTGACGGTCAGCAAGGATTTCGTGGTCGACATGCATTTTGTCATGGAAGAGGAATCCATTATGACGGATGAGGTGGTGGTTTCGGCCAACCGGAATGAAACCAGCCGGAAAGTGGCTCCGGTGGTAGTCAATGTGATGAACAACAAACTGTTTGAGATTGTAAACTCGACCAATCTGGCTAAATCATTGAGCTATCAGTCGGGCTTGCGGGTGGAAAACAACTGTCAGAATTGCGGTTTCCCTCAGGTCCGTATCAATGGGCTGGAGGGACCTTATTCACAGATTCTGATTAACAGCCGTCCGGTGATGAGTGCGTTGTCGGGGGTGTATGGACTGGAACAGATACCGACCAACATGATTGAGCGGGTGGAAGTGGTACGTGGCGGAGGTTCTGCCTTGTTCGGGGCCAATGCCGTGGGAGGTACCATCAACATCATTACCAAAGACCCGGTACGCAATTCGTTTCAGGTGGCTTCTACGATGTCGAACCTGAACGGAAAGGTATGGGAGCAATATATGGGAGCCAATGCCTCACTCGTTTCGTCCGATAACTCGTACGGTATTGCATTGTATCAGTCCTACCGTAACCGTAATCCGTATGATGCGGATGGAGACGGGTTCTCTGAATTGGGAAAACTTAATATGAATACTTTCGGGTTGCGGGCTTATTATCGTCCTACTCAGTTCAGCCGCATCAGTCTGGAATATCATACGACGAATGAGTTCCGTCGCGGCGGTAACAAGTTCGACTTGCAGCCGCACGAAACGGACATCACGGAGCAGACCAAACACATCATTAACAGTGGAGGTTTGACGTACGATGTGTTTTTCAACGAGTACAAGCATAAGCTTTCGGTCTATGGCTCGGCCCAGCACATCGACCGCAACAGTTATTATGGCGCAGGTGGTGACCCGAATGCTTACGGAAAGACCAAGGACCTGACAGCTGTGGGAGGAGCCATGTATGTGGGAAATATGGATAACTGTCTGTTTTCTCCGGCTACTTTTACGGGAGGGGTGGAATATCAGTATAATTCCTTGCACGATGTGATGACGGGTTACCAGCGTGATTTACGGCAGGATGTAAAGATTGCCAGTGGATTTGTGCAGAATGAATGGAAGCTGGACTATTTCACGATTCTGGCCGGATTCCGTTTGGACAAGCATAACTTGGTGGACAAGGTGATTTTCAGTCCTCGTGTCAATGCGCTTTGGAAACCTTCCGACAAGCTTCAGGGACGTCTGACATGGTCGACAGGTTTCCGTGCCCCTCAGGCTTACGATGAAGATTTGCATGTGGCAGCCGTGGGAGGTGAAGCGATGGAAGTCCGGCTGGCCAAAGGCTTGAAACCTGAACATTCCAACAGCTTCAGCGGCTCGATTGACTGGACGGCAAATTTCGGACATTTTCAGTCGAACTTGTTGGTGGAAGGCTTCTATACGGCGTTGAACGATGTGTTTTATCTGGAAAGCATTGGAAAAGACCCGGTATCGGGTACCTCCGTGCAGGAACGTCGGAACGGTAGTGGAGCCCGGGTGTATGGAGCCAATATTGACTATAAGATTGCACATGGAAAGGAAGCCCAATTGCAGTTGGGCTTTACTGTACAGCGGAGCCGTTATACGGAGGCTGTGAGATGGAGTGAGGATGAAGATGTGGCAGCCATCA includes:
- a CDS encoding bifunctional UDP-sugar hydrolase/5'-nucleotidase, which codes for MSHLQLCAADSQTVTLKFMETSDVHGCYFPYNFIQNKQMKGSLARVSSYVKEQRKQYGKNVILMDNGDILQGQPVAYYYNYMDTTSVHVCAAMLNYMRYDVGNMGNHDVETGHAVYDRWVKQCEFPVLGANIIDAKTGRPYLKPYQVMERDGVKIAILGMITPAIPSWLPEQLWSGLRFESMRACAEKWVKEIQEKEHPDILIGLFHAGPEGNRLDNAIENESAEVAKNVPGFDVIFMGHDHTRWNERVANVKGDSVLLIDPANTAKVVSEVTFTVKKQDGKVVSKQMEGKLVNMDDYAVDSDFMNTFQEQYEATMDFVSRKIGRIEHTISSKDAFFGPSAFIDLIHQLQLDITGADISFCAPLSAYAEIQKGDICVSDMFNLYKFENMLYTMLLSGKEVKNFLEMSYDLWVNQMKSADDHLLLLNEKDNGFGRFRNPSFNFDSAAGIIYTVDVTKPRGERITIERMADGEPFELDRQYKVAVNSYRGNGGGDLLTKGAGIPKAELSKRIVFSTDKDLRYYLMKRIEEVKVLDPKPLNQWKFIPEEWTVPAAQRDYKLLFGNNK
- a CDS encoding TonB-dependent receptor; this encodes MKKYINLWMGVVCTLVSYAYAYAEGPVKEGNAILGHVIEKGSEAGLPYAAVLVVETGEGTVTDGEGYFRFKNVPEGEYSVKVQIMGYATQIKKVTVSKDFVVDMHFVMEEESIMTDEVVVSANRNETSRKVAPVVVNVMNNKLFEIVNSTNLAKSLSYQSGLRVENNCQNCGFPQVRINGLEGPYSQILINSRPVMSALSGVYGLEQIPTNMIERVEVVRGGGSALFGANAVGGTINIITKDPVRNSFQVASTMSNLNGKVWEQYMGANASLVSSDNSYGIALYQSYRNRNPYDADGDGFSELGKLNMNTFGLRAYYRPTQFSRISLEYHTTNEFRRGGNKFDLQPHETDITEQTKHIINSGGLTYDVFFNEYKHKLSVYGSAQHIDRNSYYGAGGDPNAYGKTKDLTAVGGAMYVGNMDNCLFSPATFTGGVEYQYNSLHDVMTGYQRDLRQDVKIASGFVQNEWKLDYFTILAGFRLDKHNLVDKVIFSPRVNALWKPSDKLQGRLTWSTGFRAPQAYDEDLHVAAVGGEAMEVRLAKGLKPEHSNSFSGSIDWTANFGHFQSNLLVEGFYTALNDVFYLESIGKDPVSGTSVQERRNGSGARVYGANIDYKIAHGKEAQLQLGFTVQRSRYTEAVRWSEDEDVAAIKRMPRTPDYYGYFTFSSAPCKNFDFSLSGVYTGRMIVPHFAGYIEKDRLEHTPDFMDFNLKLNYTFVLNDHLKLQLNGGVQNIFNAFQKDLDKGGKRDSKYFYGPTQPRTYFIGIKFFN